In Corynebacterium frankenforstense DSM 45800, the DNA window GGAAGCCGACGGTGTGGACGACCAGACCGACACCTTCGTCGGCGAGTTCCTCGGCGACCTCGCAGACCGGCGGTGGGGCGCAGGAGTCGATGCCGTCGGAGACGAGGATGACGGAGCGTTCACCTTTGTCAGGCAGTTCGTCGGCTGCGTGTCGCAGGGCGTTGCCTATGGGGGTGTAGCCGGTGGGGGTCAGCCCGTCGATGCCGGCGTGGAACTTGTCGCGGTCGAGTTCGGCCACCGGTGCCAACGTTTCGATGTCCTTGCAGCCGGCCTCGCGGTTGTCGGGGGCGTCGGACTCGTTGGCGCCGTAGGCGACGAACCCCATCGTGGCGGTGTCGGGGAGCTCATCGACGAGGGTGTGGGCGGCCTTTTTGGCGGAGTCCATGCGGGTTCCCTCACCGTCGGCTTCGAGCATTGAGCTGGAGGCGTCCATGATCAGCACGGAGGAGGCCTGGGCGTCGTCCTGGGCGGGCGTGTCGTCTTGCGCGGTGGCGGTCGGGGTGAAGACGCCGATGAATGCCGCGAAGATCGCGAGGACCGTCAGCGTGGCGGAGACCCGTCTGGGTTGTTCCGTTGGTTTCATAGTGTGCCTCGTCAGGTTCAGTCAAGTGAATTAGGGCACACCCAACGTATTTCATTCAGGGCATGTGTG includes these proteins:
- a CDS encoding vWA domain-containing protein; the encoded protein is MKPTEQPRRVSATLTVLAIFAAFIGVFTPTATAQDDTPAQDDAQASSVLIMDASSSMLEADGEGTRMDSAKKAAHTLVDELPDTATMGFVAYGANESDAPDNREAGCKDIETLAPVAELDRDKFHAGIDGLTPTGYTPIGNALRHAADELPDKGERSVILVSDGIDSCAPPPVCEVAEELADEGVGLVVHTVGFHVDDEARKELECISQSTGGEYRQADDADKLAEDLKVLAQRGIAGYQKAGTEFEFADSIEDAKWLGEGRYHTRVTPNTNINQGLHYIRVAVPEGTTPTSR